One genomic window of Camelina sativa cultivar DH55 chromosome 5, Cs, whole genome shotgun sequence includes the following:
- the LOC104788670 gene encoding VAN3-binding protein-like isoform X1 has product MQYFRTHNTIQPLFSGTGGSRGGTTGNGSSTPMAGTGPKTVGRWLKDRKEKKKEESRAQNAQVHAAVSVAAVASAVAAVAAATAASSPGKNDQMARIDMAMASAAALVAAQCVEAAEIMGAERDHLASVVSSAVNVKSHDDIVTLTAAAATALRGAATLKARALKEVWNIAAVIPAEKGTSTALCGQVDTKHSDSSFSGELPMAGEDFFGGCNQELLAKGTELLKRTRGGDLHWKIVSVYINKAGQVVLKMKSKHVGGTFTKKKKHMVLEVKKDIPAWAGRDLFNGDKHQHYFGLKTETKRIVEFECRNQREYDIWTQGVSRLLAIATEKKQKSSMSKWMAP; this is encoded by the exons ATGCAGTATTTTCGCACCCACAACACCATACAGCCTCTCTTCTCTGGCACAGGAGGCAGCCGTGGTGGTACCACTGGAAACGGGAGCAGTACCCCAATGGCTGGAACAGGCCCAAAGACTGTTGGCAGGTGGCTCAAAGACCgtaaggaaaagaagaaagaagagagtagAGCTCAGAATGCACAGGTCCATGCAGCTGTTTCAGTTGCAGCGGTTGCATCTGCTGTGGCAGCTGTAGCTGCAGCGACAGCAGCTTCTTCACCTGGTAAAAACGATCAGATGGCCAGAATTGATATGGCCATGGCTTCTGCCGCTGCTCTGGTGGCTGCTCAGTGTGTGGAGGCCGCAGAAATCATGGGCGCAGAAAGGGATCATTTGGCATCCGTTGTGAGCTCTGCAGTGAATGTTAAGTCCCATGACGATATTGTCACTCTTACTGCAGCTGCTGCAACAG CTCTGCGAGGCGCGGCTACACTCAAGGCACGAGCACTAAAAGAAGTGTGGAACATAGCTGCTGTGATACCAGCCGAGAAAGGAACAAGTACAGCATTGTGTGGGCAGGTTGACACAAAGCATAGCGATAGCAGCTTTAGTGGAGAATTACCTATGGCTGGGGAAGACTTCTTCGGAGGCTGCAATCAGGAACTACTAGCTAAAGGCACTGAGCTCCTCAAACGAACTCGTGGAG GTGATCTACACTGGAAGATAGTTTCTGTCTACATCAACAAAGCAGGCCAAGTTGTGCTGAAAATGAAAAGTAAACACGTCGGAGGGACCttcacaaagaagaagaaac ATATGGTGCTTGAAGTGAAAAAGGATATACCTGCATGGGCTGGCAGGGATCTCTTCAACGGAGACAAGCATCAGCACTACTTCGGGTTAAAGACTGAAACAAAGAGGATCGTAGAATTTGAGTGCAGAAACCAAAGAGAATACGATATATGGACTCAAGGGGTATCCCGGCTTCTTGCCATTGCTacagagaagaagcagaaaagtTCCATGTCCAAATGGATGGCACCTTAA
- the LOC109124671 gene encoding BI1-like protein, translating to MWNNKYDLESAQTPLYPMMLESPELRWSFIRKVYSIISIQLLVTIAVAATVVKVHSISVFFTTTNAGLALYILLIFTPLIVMCPLYYYHQKHPVNYLLLAIFTVSLAFAVGLTCAFTSGKVILEAVILTSVVVISLTLYTFWAAKRGHDFNFLGPFLFGAVIVLMVFSFIQILFPLGKISVMIYGCIASIIFCGYIVYDTDNLIKRHSYDEYIWAAISLYLDVINLFLSLLTLLRAADS from the exons ATGTGGAACAACAAGTATGATTTGGAGTCGGCGCAGACGCCTCTGTACCCGATGATGTTGGAGAGCCCCGAGCTCCGTTGGTCTTTCATCCGCAAGGTCTATTCCATCATCTCCATCCAGTTGCTCGTCACGATCGCCGTCGCCGCCACCGTCGTTAAGGTTCATTCGATTTCTGtcttcttcaccaccaccaacGCCGGCTTAGCGCTCTACATCCTTCTTATTTTCACTCCGTTGattg TGATGTGTCCGTTGTATTACTATCACCAGAAGCACCCTGTCAACTATCTATTACTCGCGATCTTCACCGTCTCTCTTGCCTTTGCGGTTGGCTTGACCTGCGCCTTTACTAGCG GGAAGGTCATTCTCGAGGCTGTGATTTTGACATCTGTTGTGGTGATATCACTTACTCTCTACACTTTCTGGGCTGCCAAGAGAGGCCATGACTTCAACTTCCTCGGACCTTTCTTGTTCGGTGCCGTCATTGTGCTCATGGTCTTTTCTTTCATCCAG ATTCTGTTCCCTCTAGGTAAGATCTCAGTGATGATCTATGGTTGTATTGCATCCATCATCTTCTGTGGCTACATTGTCTATGATACCGACAACTTGATCAAGAGGCACTCGTATGACGAGTACATCTGGGCTGCTATCTCTCTTTATTTGGATGTCATtaatctcttcctctctctcctcaCTCTCTTAAGAGCTGCTGATAGTTAA